The Tautonia marina genome has a window encoding:
- a CDS encoding DUF1501 domain-containing protein — MSRSRNCEGTTRRDCLKLGLTSLIGGGLVDALRLRGQSAMSSPGRPTSCILVWMDGGPSHYETFDPKPDAPAEIRGDYDPIATSVPGMHFSKHMTEMAKIADRLAVVRSIQHNQGNHGAGNHYMMTGAPTRIPVGCGAFVSFHPSLGSVTAYERGTQGGLPPYFSIPRMSRSGGPNFLGARYAPFVVPDDPNRDNFRVRDVSPPRDLDLGRFDNRKDLRAQLDRLERISHEAAGDPVRSLDEYYEQGYDLMSSRDAQRAFEVQAEPDAIRDLYGRNRFGQSCLLARRLVEAGVPFITLYEGGWDHHVEIFDALDKKLPPFDRALAALILDLEQRGLLESTLVIALGEFGRTPKINGRGGRDHWSNAMSVVFAGCGTPGGQVVGATDARGYAAVDRILSPENFASTVYRKLGIDPNTIYYTPQGRPAHLVSDPNPIAELMG; from the coding sequence ATGAGCCGATCCCGGAACTGCGAGGGGACGACCCGACGCGATTGCCTGAAGCTGGGGCTGACGAGCTTGATCGGCGGTGGTCTGGTCGATGCCTTGAGGCTGCGAGGCCAGTCGGCGATGTCCTCTCCCGGGCGACCGACCAGCTGCATCCTGGTCTGGATGGACGGCGGTCCGAGCCATTACGAGACGTTCGACCCTAAGCCCGACGCCCCCGCGGAGATTCGAGGCGATTACGACCCAATCGCCACGAGCGTGCCGGGGATGCATTTCTCCAAGCACATGACCGAGATGGCGAAGATCGCCGATCGGCTCGCGGTTGTTCGATCGATCCAGCACAACCAGGGGAACCACGGGGCCGGCAATCACTACATGATGACCGGCGCACCGACCCGAATTCCCGTCGGCTGTGGTGCCTTCGTCAGCTTCCACCCGAGTCTCGGTTCGGTCACGGCGTACGAGCGGGGAACGCAAGGGGGCTTGCCCCCGTACTTCTCGATCCCCCGGATGTCTCGCTCGGGAGGACCGAACTTCCTGGGTGCCCGGTACGCCCCGTTCGTTGTGCCCGACGATCCGAACCGCGACAACTTCCGGGTCCGGGACGTCTCGCCGCCCCGCGATCTGGACCTCGGCCGGTTCGACAACCGGAAGGACCTTCGGGCCCAGCTCGATCGGCTCGAGCGGATTTCTCATGAAGCCGCCGGCGATCCCGTCCGATCGCTCGATGAATATTATGAGCAAGGGTACGACCTGATGTCCTCTCGGGACGCGCAACGCGCCTTCGAGGTTCAGGCCGAACCGGACGCGATCCGGGACCTGTATGGTCGGAATCGGTTCGGGCAGAGCTGCCTGCTGGCCCGTCGGCTGGTCGAGGCGGGGGTCCCCTTCATTACGCTGTATGAGGGCGGGTGGGATCACCACGTCGAGATCTTTGACGCTCTGGATAAGAAGTTGCCACCGTTCGACAGGGCTCTGGCGGCCTTGATCCTCGACCTGGAACAGCGCGGGTTGCTGGAATCGACGCTGGTGATTGCCCTCGGGGAGTTCGGGCGAACGCCGAAGATCAACGGTCGAGGCGGGCGCGACCACTGGTCGAACGCCATGTCCGTGGTCTTCGCCGGCTGCGGCACGCCGGGAGGCCAGGTGGTGGGGGCGACCGACGCCCGCGGTTATGCGGCCGTCGATCGCATTCTCTCGCCGGAGAACTTCGCGTCGACCGTGTATCGGAAGCTCGGCATTGATCCGAATACGATCTACTACACGCCGCAAGGACGCCCGGCCCACCTGGTGAGCGACCCGAACCCGATCGCCGAACTGATGGGCTGA
- a CDS encoding DUF1549 and DUF1553 domain-containing protein, with the protein MRVRRSIIAVIAVITMGWSGIALAETRTITDLRIVPDTITLNDASARQRLVVMGTVDGRSVDLTREAEIEVGDSALVTVTRDRVARPQANGETNLVAVVDGQKASATVRVSGMEAERPITFEHDVMPMLTRFGCNSGPCHGKQRGQNGFQLSLLGFDPNFDHNAMTKEARGRRVFPAAPEQSLLLLKATATLPHGGGKPIEAGSEEYEVLRRWIAEGMARDPEGSPSVVGLEISPTERSIAAGDQQQAIVTAHYSDGSTADVTHLADFQSNESAVVAVDESGLIQAGDRPGEAAISARFEGQFATCGVTIPLEGSVPSELYENLPRSNVIDGLVWNKLQKLGLTPSTPTDDATFLRRAHLDIIGRLPTPEESRAFLDDPSPEKRTVLIDRLLERPEYADHWATKWMDLLRPNPYRVGIKAVWNLDAWIRRAFRENMPYDEFVRTIVAAEGSTFQEGPATIFRDRRDPEELTTMVSQLFLGIRLDCARCHHHPFEVWGQEDFYGFAAYFAEVGRKGTGLSPPISGGEEIIFASGKGSVAHPLTGETMKPAPLFGEAPEAENDPRESLAYWMTDADNPYFAQVIANRVWADLMGIGLVEPVDDLRATNPPTNPELLDALAKEFVAGGYDLKHLIRTIMTSQVYGLDARPNDRNVVDVRNYARHYRKRLGAEVLLDAVCDITEVPESYDAAAPGTRASQIWTHRVPSTFLDTFGRPDPNQDPPCERVPDTSVTQVLHLMNAPALHSKITNDDGVAAKLAASDRSDEEIVEELYLRVFCRLPSEEEKAIALAVFNEPEVDRRKATEDVLWALINSAEFIFIN; encoded by the coding sequence GTGAGGGTACGACGATCGATTATCGCGGTCATCGCCGTGATCACGATGGGGTGGAGTGGGATCGCCCTCGCGGAAACTCGGACGATCACCGATCTTCGGATCGTTCCGGACACCATCACGCTCAACGACGCCAGCGCCCGGCAACGTCTCGTGGTGATGGGGACGGTTGACGGCCGTTCGGTCGATTTGACCCGAGAGGCGGAGATCGAGGTTGGTGACTCGGCTCTCGTGACGGTCACGCGCGACCGCGTGGCCCGACCGCAAGCGAATGGTGAGACGAACCTTGTCGCCGTGGTGGACGGGCAGAAGGCCAGCGCGACCGTTCGCGTGTCCGGAATGGAGGCTGAGCGGCCGATCACGTTTGAGCACGATGTGATGCCGATGCTGACCCGGTTCGGTTGCAACTCGGGCCCTTGCCACGGGAAACAGCGGGGGCAGAACGGCTTTCAGCTCTCGCTGCTCGGGTTTGATCCGAATTTCGACCACAACGCCATGACCAAGGAGGCCAGGGGGCGTCGCGTGTTCCCGGCCGCTCCGGAACAAAGTCTCTTGCTGCTGAAGGCGACCGCCACGCTCCCCCACGGCGGCGGCAAGCCGATCGAGGCGGGCAGCGAGGAGTACGAGGTACTTAGGCGCTGGATTGCCGAGGGAATGGCCCGCGATCCGGAAGGGTCCCCCTCGGTCGTCGGCCTGGAGATCTCGCCGACCGAGCGGAGCATCGCGGCCGGAGATCAGCAGCAAGCGATCGTGACGGCGCATTATTCCGACGGATCGACCGCCGATGTGACCCATCTGGCCGATTTCCAGTCGAACGAATCGGCAGTGGTCGCGGTGGATGAGTCGGGCCTGATTCAGGCAGGCGACCGACCCGGCGAGGCGGCGATTAGTGCCCGGTTCGAGGGGCAGTTTGCGACCTGCGGCGTGACGATTCCGCTGGAAGGATCGGTGCCGTCCGAACTCTATGAGAACCTTCCCCGATCAAACGTCATCGACGGTCTGGTCTGGAACAAGCTCCAAAAGTTGGGGTTGACTCCTTCGACCCCGACGGATGATGCCACGTTCCTCCGACGTGCCCATCTCGACATCATTGGTCGGTTGCCGACCCCCGAGGAGTCGCGGGCGTTTCTCGATGATCCGTCTCCGGAGAAGCGGACCGTCTTGATTGATCGCTTGCTGGAGCGTCCGGAATACGCGGACCACTGGGCCACGAAGTGGATGGACCTGCTCCGGCCGAACCCGTACCGGGTGGGGATCAAGGCGGTCTGGAATCTGGATGCCTGGATTCGGCGGGCCTTCCGCGAGAATATGCCGTACGACGAGTTCGTTCGGACGATCGTTGCGGCCGAGGGGAGCACCTTTCAGGAAGGACCGGCCACTATTTTCCGCGATCGTCGCGATCCGGAAGAACTGACGACGATGGTGAGCCAGCTTTTCCTCGGCATTCGGCTCGATTGCGCGCGGTGTCACCACCACCCGTTCGAGGTCTGGGGGCAGGAGGATTTCTACGGCTTTGCTGCCTATTTCGCCGAGGTTGGCCGCAAAGGGACCGGCCTCTCGCCGCCGATCAGCGGAGGGGAGGAAATCATCTTCGCCTCGGGTAAGGGGTCGGTCGCTCACCCCTTGACCGGAGAGACGATGAAGCCGGCTCCGCTGTTCGGTGAGGCGCCGGAAGCCGAGAACGATCCCCGAGAATCGCTCGCGTACTGGATGACCGACGCGGACAATCCGTACTTCGCGCAGGTGATCGCCAACCGGGTCTGGGCGGACCTGATGGGGATCGGCCTGGTGGAGCCGGTCGACGACCTGCGGGCGACGAATCCGCCGACCAACCCGGAATTGCTCGATGCGTTGGCGAAGGAGTTCGTCGCGGGTGGATATGACCTGAAACACTTGATCCGGACGATCATGACCTCTCAGGTGTATGGGCTCGACGCGCGGCCGAATGACCGCAATGTGGTGGATGTGAGAAACTACGCCCGCCATTATCGCAAGCGGCTCGGTGCCGAGGTCTTGCTCGACGCGGTCTGTGACATCACGGAAGTTCCCGAGTCGTACGATGCCGCCGCTCCCGGAACGCGGGCCTCGCAGATCTGGACGCACCGGGTTCCCTCGACCTTCCTTGACACCTTCGGAAGGCCGGACCCGAATCAGGACCCCCCTTGCGAGCGGGTTCCGGATACATCGGTCACTCAGGTCTTGCACCTGATGAATGCCCCGGCGCTGCACTCCAAGATTACCAACGACGACGGGGTCGCCGCCAAACTGGCCGCGAGCGACCGCTCGGATGAGGAGATTGTGGAGGAGCTTTACCTTCGCGTCTTCTGCCGATTGCCGTCGGAGGAGGAGAAGGCCATCGCGCTGGCGGTCTTCAACGAGCCGGAAGTTGATCGACGCAAGGCGACCGAGGATGTTCTCTGGGCCTTGATCAACTCGGCGGAATTCATTTTTATCAACTGA
- a CDS encoding DUF1501 domain-containing protein: MIRPFGANANANPIPIAPATSRRAFLRDSGGGFGLLALAWMLQQDLAQANSDPSPDPLAPKAPHFSPKADAVIYLFMHGGPSHLETFDPKPDLQRLHGNPLPESFGPVATRRKVGQNPLLGTKRTFRPHGDSGIPVSDFLPHTARCVDDLAVVRSCWADSVNHPQAVYQMNTGSILMGRPSLGSWVGYGLGSENRDLPAFVVMPDPAGGLKGGPPAYGNGFLPASYQGTVVRSGDDPLLNLRPPEGTLTRSEQRRMLDLIGALNARHLEPRADDSDLAARIQTYELAYRMQSAAPEAVDLSRETTATRRLYGLDDPVTADFGTRCLLARRLVERGVRFVQLYSGDFTGWDAHNDVETNHASMCAKTDKPVAALLTDLKRRGLLERTLVIWGGEFGRMPMSESGTGRDHNPHGFTTWLAGGGIKGGTLLGTTDPVGLRAEQDRVHVHDLHATILHLLGLDHTRLTYFHNGREHRLTDVAGTVVTPILA; the protein is encoded by the coding sequence ATGATCCGGCCTTTCGGCGCGAACGCAAACGCGAATCCGATCCCGATCGCCCCCGCCACCTCCCGCCGCGCCTTCCTCCGCGACTCCGGCGGCGGATTCGGCCTCCTCGCCCTGGCCTGGATGCTGCAACAGGACCTCGCGCAGGCGAATTCCGACCCCTCTCCCGACCCCCTCGCCCCGAAAGCCCCCCACTTCTCCCCGAAGGCCGATGCCGTCATCTATCTCTTCATGCACGGCGGCCCGAGCCACCTCGAAACCTTCGACCCCAAGCCCGACCTCCAGCGCCTGCACGGTAATCCCCTCCCCGAGAGCTTCGGCCCCGTCGCCACCCGCCGCAAGGTCGGCCAGAACCCCCTGCTCGGCACGAAGCGGACCTTCCGCCCGCACGGCGACAGCGGCATCCCCGTCTCCGACTTTTTGCCCCACACCGCCCGATGCGTCGACGACCTCGCCGTCGTCCGCTCCTGCTGGGCCGACAGCGTCAACCACCCGCAGGCCGTCTACCAGATGAACACCGGCTCGATCCTCATGGGCCGGCCCAGCCTCGGCTCGTGGGTCGGCTACGGATTGGGCTCCGAGAACCGCGACCTCCCCGCCTTCGTCGTCATGCCCGACCCCGCCGGCGGCCTCAAAGGGGGTCCCCCCGCCTACGGCAACGGCTTCCTTCCCGCGAGTTATCAGGGGACCGTCGTCCGATCCGGCGACGACCCCTTGCTCAACCTCCGCCCCCCCGAGGGCACCCTCACCCGATCCGAACAGCGCCGGATGCTCGACCTGATCGGCGCCCTCAACGCCCGCCACCTCGAACCCCGCGCCGACGACTCCGACCTCGCCGCCCGCATCCAGACGTACGAACTCGCCTACCGGATGCAATCCGCCGCCCCCGAGGCCGTCGACCTCTCCCGAGAGACCACCGCCACCCGCCGCCTCTACGGCCTCGACGACCCCGTCACCGCCGACTTCGGCACCCGATGCCTCCTCGCCCGCCGCCTCGTCGAGCGCGGGGTCCGCTTCGTCCAGCTCTACTCCGGCGACTTCACCGGCTGGGATGCCCACAACGACGTCGAAACGAACCACGCCTCCATGTGCGCCAAAACCGACAAACCCGTCGCCGCCCTGCTCACCGACCTGAAGCGCCGCGGCCTGCTCGAGCGCACGCTCGTCATCTGGGGCGGCGAGTTCGGCCGCATGCCCATGTCCGAGAGCGGCACCGGCCGCGACCACAACCCCCACGGCTTCACCACCTGGCTCGCCGGCGGCGGCATCAAGGGCGGCACCCTCCTCGGCACCACCGACCCCGTCGGCCTCCGCGCCGAGCAGGACCGCGTGCACGTCCACGACCTGCACGCCACGATCCTCCACCTCCTCGGCCTCGACCACACCCGCCTCACCTACTTCCACAACGGCCGCGAGCACCGCCTGACCGACGTCGCCGGCACCGTCGTCACGCCCATCCTGGCGTGA
- a CDS encoding HEAT repeat domain-containing protein — protein sequence MEKNMGNTDPLWNGQPTSHWVEMLQHPDGEIRWQAIDALRHNLPPIDTIPLFIEALRDNYWRTRALAAHALYDLAFDKSLHLLLKQTVIPLVDALEDDSPQVRLNSVHTLELLGPEAKVAVPALNMIIEHGEEELRQAATDAIVAISQRE from the coding sequence ATGGAGAAGAATATGGGAAATACGGATCCCTTATGGAACGGTCAGCCAACCTCTCATTGGGTGGAGATGCTGCAACATCCTGACGGAGAGATCAGGTGGCAAGCGATTGATGCGTTGCGGCACAATCTTCCCCCGATTGATACGATTCCTCTCTTCATTGAGGCATTGAGAGACAATTATTGGCGTACCCGAGCACTCGCGGCCCATGCTCTCTATGATCTCGCATTCGACAAAAGCTTACATCTCCTATTAAAGCAAACCGTGATTCCTCTTGTTGATGCCTTGGAAGATGATTCACCCCAAGTTCGACTCAATTCTGTGCACACACTCGAATTGCTCGGGCCTGAGGCAAAGGTTGCGGTCCCAGCACTGAACATGATCATCGAGCATGGGGAGGAGGAGCTCCGACAAGCGGCCACGGACGCGATAGTAGCAATCTCACAACGTGAGTGA
- a CDS encoding DUF1549 and DUF1553 domain-containing protein, protein MLRPATHLAAILMAFSSFSAITAADETDHWSFLPPTRPEIPAVADASWPRNPIDHFLLAELEAFDIPPAPEADRATLLRRLTFDLTGLPPTPEEVEAFLDDPSPFAYEAQVDRLLASPRYGERMAQHWLDLARYADTDGFEFDHTRPDMWRYRDWVVSAFNDDLPYDRFLALQMAADELEPDNPAAAVATGFHRCYPDMVDMNDQGERRQIALDDITETTGLAVLGLTIGCARCHDHKFDPLSQVDFYRLQAFFTPARFDDAYPVSTPAQERSHDAAVRSWQGELAALRAAILRLEADPRETLAPGPPRDPRPNTQNAFATPAEDRTPDQIRIVYDALAKDPRIDPDQLDAALGPDRLAERNTLRTQLDALNDAGPPPLPVARVLVEDSPDAAPTHLLLRGQYGKPGPEVEPGFPSQLDPNAPRINPTDHSTGRRSALAAWLTQPDHPLTARVFVNRLWQLHFGRGIVATPSDFGVMGTYPSHPELLDWLATELPNQGWSIKRMQRLIVTSAAYRMSSQFDPDSHAIDPDNELFWRQNRRRLDGEAIRDALLSSSGLLNPAQGGPPIFPELPEELTKLSSQGAIWPVSPTPDERNRRSLYVFIRRNLRYPFFEAFDRPDTNASCPRRDVTTIAPQALALLNDRLAHDAASALAERLDRSTGPDPAARIRLAFLLTLGREPAPSERELASRYVNDHNEAAWHSFCLALLNLNEFVFLD, encoded by the coding sequence ATGCTTAGGCCAGCAACGCACCTCGCCGCGATCCTCATGGCATTCTCCTCCTTCTCGGCAATTACCGCCGCCGATGAAACGGATCACTGGTCCTTCCTCCCCCCCACTCGCCCCGAAATCCCCGCCGTCGCCGACGCCTCCTGGCCCCGCAACCCGATCGACCACTTCCTCCTCGCCGAGCTGGAGGCGTTCGACATCCCGCCCGCCCCCGAGGCCGATCGCGCCACCCTCCTCCGCCGCCTGACGTTCGACCTGACCGGCCTGCCGCCGACGCCCGAGGAGGTCGAGGCGTTCCTCGACGACCCGTCCCCCTTCGCCTACGAAGCCCAGGTCGACCGCCTCCTCGCCTCCCCCCGGTACGGCGAGCGGATGGCCCAGCACTGGCTCGACCTGGCCCGCTACGCCGACACCGACGGCTTCGAGTTCGACCACACCCGGCCCGACATGTGGCGCTACCGCGACTGGGTCGTCTCGGCCTTCAACGACGACCTCCCTTACGACCGCTTCCTCGCCCTCCAGATGGCCGCCGACGAGCTGGAGCCCGACAACCCCGCCGCCGCCGTCGCCACCGGCTTCCACCGTTGCTACCCCGACATGGTCGACATGAACGACCAGGGCGAGCGGCGCCAGATCGCCCTCGACGACATCACCGAGACGACCGGCCTCGCCGTCCTCGGCCTCACGATCGGCTGCGCCCGCTGCCACGACCACAAGTTCGACCCCCTCTCCCAGGTCGATTTCTACCGCCTCCAGGCCTTCTTCACTCCCGCTCGCTTCGACGACGCCTACCCCGTCTCCACCCCCGCCCAGGAACGCAGCCACGACGCCGCCGTCCGCTCCTGGCAAGGCGAACTCGCCGCACTCCGCGCGGCTATCCTCCGGCTCGAAGCCGACCCCCGCGAAACACTCGCCCCCGGCCCCCCCCGCGACCCGAGGCCCAACACCCAAAACGCCTTCGCCACCCCCGCCGAGGACCGCACCCCCGATCAGATTCGCATTGTCTACGACGCCCTCGCCAAGGACCCCCGGATCGACCCCGACCAGCTCGACGCCGCCCTCGGCCCGGATCGCCTCGCCGAGCGCAACACCCTCCGCACCCAACTCGACGCCCTCAACGACGCCGGCCCTCCCCCCCTGCCCGTCGCCCGCGTCCTGGTCGAGGACAGCCCCGACGCCGCCCCCACCCACCTCCTCCTCCGCGGCCAGTACGGTAAGCCCGGCCCCGAAGTCGAACCCGGTTTCCCGAGCCAACTCGACCCGAACGCTCCCCGCATCAATCCCACCGACCACTCCACCGGCCGCCGCTCGGCCCTGGCTGCCTGGCTGACGCAACCCGACCACCCCCTCACCGCCCGCGTGTTCGTCAACCGCCTCTGGCAGCTCCACTTCGGCCGCGGCATCGTCGCCACCCCCAGCGACTTCGGCGTCATGGGGACGTACCCCTCCCACCCGGAACTGCTCGACTGGCTCGCCACCGAGCTTCCGAACCAGGGGTGGAGCATCAAACGCATGCAGCGCCTGATCGTCACCAGCGCGGCCTACCGGATGTCCTCGCAATTCGACCCCGACTCCCACGCCATCGACCCCGACAACGAACTCTTCTGGCGCCAGAACCGCCGCCGCCTCGACGGCGAGGCCATCCGCGACGCCCTGCTTTCCTCCTCCGGACTGCTCAACCCCGCCCAGGGCGGCCCCCCCATCTTCCCCGAGCTTCCCGAGGAACTGACCAAGCTCAGCAGCCAGGGGGCCATCTGGCCCGTCTCCCCTACGCCCGACGAGCGTAACCGCCGAAGCCTTTACGTTTTCATCCGCCGCAATCTCCGCTATCCGTTCTTCGAGGCCTTCGATCGTCCCGACACCAACGCCTCTTGCCCCCGCCGCGACGTCACCACCATCGCCCCCCAGGCCCTCGCCCTGCTCAATGATCGCCTGGCGCACGACGCCGCCTCAGCCCTGGCAGAGCGCCTCGATCGCAGCACCGGGCCCGATCCCGCAGCTCGCATCCGCCTCGCCTTCCTGCTCACCCTCGGCCGCGAGCCCGCCCCTTCGGAACGCGAACTGGCATCGCGTTATGTGAACGATCACAATGAGGCAGCCTGGCACTCCTTCTGCCTCGCCTTGCTTAACCTCAACGAATTCGTGTTCCTTGATTGA
- a CDS encoding sulfatase family protein — MIRRVRCLPLVLPVLLAAPAFASPPDDTPSPPNIVLMIADDLSWDDTGPYGHPTIRTPNLDRLAREGMRFDRAFLTCSSCSPSRSSLITGRYPHNTGAEELHWPLPADQITFVELLKQAGYYTAAAGKWHLGNAVKDRFDEVREANPRGFQLPSGDEAEKVDPNALAFEGAGAAQAGCDQWVPVLQDRPRDRPFFLWLAALDPHRDYQDDTIPDPHDPAAMVVPPFLPDCPEVRADLARYADEVTRLDHFVGLVLDELERQGVADQTLVLFMSDNGRPFPRCKTTVYDDGIRTPLIARWPGRIAPGSVTASLVSSIDLAPTFLSLAGIEPGPSFQGVDISILFQKPQATPRSHAFAEHNWHDYAARKRAVRSDRYKYILNEDAPMPLTPPADAVRSPTFDAMKRLRDAGQLTPHQLACFTAPKPTEELYDLQTDPHELNNLASNPQHEPLLQAMRDTLKTWKQQTNDLSPAVLSGDEFDRETGTPLPNRQRPRLPRPSFLSRGS, encoded by the coding sequence ATGATCCGGCGCGTTCGATGCCTTCCGCTGGTCCTCCCCGTGCTGCTCGCCGCTCCGGCATTCGCAAGCCCCCCCGACGACACCCCTTCCCCCCCGAACATCGTCCTGATGATCGCCGATGACCTCTCCTGGGACGACACCGGCCCCTACGGCCACCCGACCATCCGCACGCCGAACCTCGACCGCCTCGCCCGCGAAGGCATGCGGTTCGATCGCGCCTTCCTGACCTGCAGCTCGTGCAGCCCCAGCCGGTCGAGCCTCATCACCGGCCGCTACCCCCACAACACCGGCGCCGAGGAACTGCACTGGCCCCTCCCCGCCGATCAAATCACCTTTGTGGAATTGCTCAAGCAAGCAGGCTATTACACCGCTGCCGCCGGCAAGTGGCACCTCGGCAACGCCGTCAAGGACCGCTTCGACGAGGTCCGCGAGGCCAACCCCCGCGGCTTTCAGCTCCCCTCAGGCGACGAGGCAGAGAAGGTTGATCCAAACGCTCTCGCCTTTGAAGGAGCCGGAGCCGCCCAGGCCGGCTGCGATCAATGGGTCCCCGTCCTGCAAGACCGCCCGCGCGATCGCCCCTTCTTCCTCTGGCTCGCCGCCCTCGACCCCCACCGCGACTACCAGGATGACACCATCCCCGATCCGCACGACCCCGCCGCCATGGTCGTCCCCCCCTTCCTGCCCGACTGCCCCGAGGTCCGCGCCGACCTGGCCCGCTACGCCGACGAGGTCACCCGCCTCGACCACTTCGTCGGCCTCGTTCTCGACGAACTGGAACGCCAGGGGGTCGCCGACCAGACCCTCGTCCTCTTCATGAGCGACAACGGCCGTCCCTTCCCCCGCTGCAAGACTACCGTCTACGACGACGGCATCCGCACCCCCCTGATTGCCCGATGGCCCGGCCGGATCGCTCCCGGCAGCGTCACCGCATCGCTCGTCAGTTCGATCGACCTGGCCCCCACGTTCCTTTCCCTCGCAGGCATCGAGCCGGGGCCATCCTTTCAAGGTGTCGACATTTCGATCCTTTTTCAGAAACCGCAGGCGACACCCCGCTCCCACGCCTTTGCCGAGCACAACTGGCACGACTACGCCGCCCGCAAGCGTGCCGTTCGCTCCGATCGCTACAAGTACATCCTTAACGAAGACGCCCCCATGCCGCTGACTCCCCCCGCCGACGCCGTTCGCAGCCCCACCTTCGACGCCATGAAACGCCTCCGCGACGCGGGTCAGCTCACCCCCCATCAACTCGCCTGCTTCACCGCGCCAAAGCCCACCGAAGAATTGTATGACCTGCAAACCGATCCCCACGAACTGAACAATCTTGCATCCAATCCTCAGCATGAACCCCTGCTTCAAGCGATGCGGGACACCCTGAAGACCTGGAAGCAACAGACCAACGATCTCTCCCCCGCCGTTCTCAGCGGTGATGAATTCGATCGAGAAACCGGCACCCCGTTACCCAACCGCCAGCGCCCGCGGCTCCCCCGGCCCTCGTTCCTGTCCCGCGGCTCCTGA
- a CDS encoding prenyltransferase/squalene oxidase repeat-containing protein encodes MIPLSVLALLLAPTAPAPADPPEVRAIRYLAQEVPRWRPENGCASCHHNGDGAHALFRAASLGFEVPPEATTDSIQWLLQPDLWDDNGGQGTFSDKRLARLQFARALTEAVAADLAPNPRSALTTAADQLAADQQPDGSWPIDGPDTLGSPATYGWSLTALTARRILATTDPDRYRDPIAAADHWLRARPIRTTLDASVALLHEHDLGTETSPDRRRQALDLLLRAQSPDGGWGPYETSPPEVFDTALAVLALAAAPSTDTREHLQRGRSYLIATQLPSGGWPETTRPSGSESDAQHYSTTAWATLALLATKQ; translated from the coding sequence ATGATTCCCCTTTCGGTTCTCGCCCTTCTCCTCGCCCCGACCGCCCCCGCGCCGGCCGATCCTCCTGAAGTGCGTGCCATCCGCTACCTCGCTCAGGAGGTCCCCCGCTGGCGTCCTGAGAACGGCTGCGCCTCGTGTCATCACAACGGCGACGGCGCGCACGCTCTATTCCGCGCCGCCTCCCTCGGGTTCGAGGTTCCGCCGGAGGCCACGACCGACTCCATTCAATGGCTCCTTCAGCCTGACCTCTGGGACGACAACGGCGGCCAGGGCACCTTCAGCGATAAACGCCTGGCCCGCCTTCAGTTCGCCAGGGCACTCACCGAGGCGGTCGCGGCCGACCTCGCACCGAATCCCCGATCCGCCCTGACCACCGCCGCCGATCAACTGGCGGCCGATCAGCAGCCCGACGGCTCCTGGCCGATCGACGGCCCCGACACCCTCGGATCTCCCGCCACGTACGGCTGGTCCCTCACCGCCCTCACCGCCCGTCGGATCCTGGCCACGACCGACCCCGACCGCTACCGCGACCCGATCGCCGCCGCCGATCACTGGCTCCGCGCTCGTCCCATCCGCACCACGCTCGACGCCTCCGTTGCGCTCCTTCATGAGCATGACCTGGGAACAGAAACCTCTCCCGATCGCCGTCGCCAGGCCCTCGACCTCCTCCTCCGCGCTCAATCCCCCGACGGCGGTTGGGGCCCCTACGAAACCTCCCCTCCCGAGGTCTTCGACACGGCCCTGGCGGTCCTTGCCCTTGCAGCCGCCCCCTCAACGGACACCCGAGAACACCTGCAGCGCGGTCGTTCCTACCTCATCGCCACCCAGCTTCCCTCCGGCGGCTGGCCCGAAACCACCCGACCGTCCGGCAGCGAAAGCGACGCGCAGCACTATTCCACCACCGCCTGGGCCACCCTCGCGCTGCTCGCAACGAAGCAATGA
- a CDS encoding nucleotide pyrophosphohydrolase has protein sequence MDDRSTTVRELMDLVLHFSRDRDWEQFHHPKDLGLCLAIEVGEVLEHFRFRTDEAIRNDLNDPERKRAIAHELADSLWALLRLADVCEIDLAAALKEKIGLAAEKYPVDRSSGRADKYTAYVRAGENDATERSRSQDTGPKK, from the coding sequence ATGGATGATCGTTCGACAACGGTTCGGGAGTTGATGGATCTCGTCCTCCACTTTTCGAGGGATCGAGACTGGGAACAGTTTCACCACCCCAAGGACCTGGGGCTTTGCCTGGCCATTGAGGTGGGGGAGGTTCTGGAACACTTTCGGTTTCGGACGGATGAGGCGATTCGCAACGATCTGAACGACCCGGAACGCAAACGGGCCATTGCCCATGAGCTGGCGGATAGCCTCTGGGCCTTGCTTCGGCTAGCGGATGTTTGCGAGATCGACCTGGCCGCGGCGCTCAAAGAAAAAATCGGGCTCGCCGCCGAGAAATATCCGGTCGATCGCTCCTCTGGGCGAGCGGATAAGTACACCGCCTATGTTCGTGCCGGCGAGAATGACGCAACCGAGCGGAGCAGATCGCAGGATACTGGTCCGAAGAAATGA